CCTTCCGCTGCCCGCCCGCGATCGCGACGACCTCGGGGACACGACGCAACTGGTCCGCCTTCACGGTGATGCATCGTTCCCCCAGGTCCCGTCCGACCCGGCGGCCCTCGGTGTCGAAGAGGTGCGCGGACATCTCGGCGGCGACACCGAGGGACGCGTAGTGGGCGCGCTCCTCGTCGCTGAGCATGTCGTGCACCGTCGAGATGCCGGGCTCCCAGGAGCCGATGGAGACACAGGCGACCGTGACCTTGTCGAAGTACTCGAAGGCGCGGGCGATCCCGGTCTGGTTGCGCAGCGCTGCGGCGGTCGCCGCGTCCGGCAGCAGCATCGGCGCGTAGATGGGGTGCGCGTCCCCGCCCGACACCTGCGCGGCACGGCGCACCGCCTCCACCGAGCCGCGCTCGGCCGTCCCGGCGTCGTACACGCCCGTCAACTGCACCACCGTGCACGGCGGCAGCCGGTCCAGGGCGGCCGCCATGTTGATGGTGGAGCGGCCCCAGGCCAGGCCCAGCACATCGCCCTCGGTCACCAGTTCGCCGAGCAGGTCGGCAGCCACCTCGCCGAGGTTCTCGGGGTCGGGCGACTCCTCGGCGTCGGCCGGGGACTCGACCACGACGGCATGCCTGAGGCCGTAGCGGGCGCGCAGCGCGTCGGAGCGCTCGGCGTCCAGCTCGGCCGGCACACGGATCTCGATCCGCACGAGATCACGTTCGAGAGCGGTCTCCAGAACCCGGGCCACCTTGAAGCGGCTGACGCCGAACTCCTCCGCGATCTGGATCTTGGACTTGCCCTCGAGATAGAAGCGACGGGCCATGGCCGCCGCCTGCACCAGCTCAGCGGGTCCCATCCGCATGGCTGACCGGCCCGCCGACATACCCGACACGGCCATCTCCTCACTGCTGTTCACACTCTGCATTCGCCGTTCATCCTTGCAGATCCGGCGTACTTGATCAGCCCGGACGGTCGGCGTTCAGATTTCGTTGGCTCAGTCGTCGCACGCCCACGAGGAACGGGCCGTGGCCCGCTCCGCCTGGGTGCGCAATGCACGTACCGCCGCGGATGGGTCGGCCGCCCCGTACACCGCCGACCCTGCCACGAAGACGTCCGCTCCCGCCTCCGCGCACTGCTCGATGGTGGAGGCCGAGACTCCACCATCGACCTGCAGCCACAGCTCCAGACCGTGCTTGCTGATCAGCTCACGGGTGCGGCGGATCTTGGGCAGCATGATGTCCAGGAACGCCTGGCCGCCGAAGCCGGGCTCGACCGTCATGATCAGCAGCATGTCCAGCTCGGGCAGCAGGTCCTCGTACGGCTCGATGGGCGTCGCGGGCTTGAGGGCCATGGAGGCCCGGGCACCCTTGGCCCGGATCTCACGCGCGAGCCGCACGGGCGCGGCGGCCGCCTCGGCGTGGAAGGTGACGGAGCTCGCACCCGCTTCGACGTACTGGGGCGCCCATCGGTCCGCGTCCTGGATCATCAGATGGCAGTCCAGCGGGGTGTCCGTCGCCCGGACCAGGGACTCCACGACCGGCACGCCGAGCGTGAGGTTCGGGACGAAGTGGTTGTCCATGACGTCGACATGGAGCCAATCGGCGCCCTCCACTGCCTTCGCCTCCTCGGCGAGGCGGGCGAAGTCGGCGGACAGGATGCTGGGGTTGATCTGCACGGCCATGACCCAAGCCTGCCATGCCCGACGACGGTTGTTGTCGTCGGTCCCGTCCCGCAGCTCGCCGCGGGGCGGCGCTCCACCCCACGGTCCCTGTGCGGACGCCACTCGTGGACGCCCCCGACCCACCGGCCGCTGCTTCCGCCGGTCGCTGCTCCCGGCGGTCACGGCGCCGCTCGGGAGACGCGCGACCCGGTCGGCGGAACAACGCCCGGCACCCAGCCCCACCCGGCAGATGCACGCCCGGTGCTCAGCCCCACCCGGCGGATCAACGCCCGGTACTCAGCCCCACCCGGCAGATCACCGCCCGACACCCCGCCCCACCCGGCAGATGAACGCCCGGTACTCAGCCCCACCCAGCAGATGAACGCCCGACACCCCACCCCACGCAGCAGATGAACGCCCGACACTCCGCCCCACCCGGCAGATCACCGCCCAAGTAATCAGCCCGTGCGGCGGATGAGCGCCAGGTACATCGCGTCGGTCCCGTGCAGATGCGGCCACAGCTGGATGTCGGGGCCGTCGCCGAGGGCCGGTATGCCGGGGAGCAGCGGCCTGGCGTCGATGAGTTCGGCGTCCGGGTGCTGCTTGAGCACGTCGTCGACCACCGCGCGGGTCTCGGCCAGGTGCGGCGAGCAGGTGGCGTAGCCGACGACGCCCCCGATCCGTACGGAGTCCAGAGCCGTACGCAGCAGGGCGCGCTGCAACGGCGCGAACCCCTCGAGATCCTCGGGCCGGCGCCGCCAGCGGGCCTCGGGACGGCGGCGCAGGGCACCGAGTCCCGTACAGGGCACGTCCATCAGGACGCGGTCGAACGTACCGGACCGCCACGGCGGCCGGGTCCCGTCGGCGGCGATGACCTGGTACGGCCCCGGGTTCCCGGCGAGCGCCTTCGCCACAAGCCCGGCCCGGTGCGGCTGCCTCTCGGAGGCGAGCAGCACGGCTCCGCGCTCGGCGGCCACGGCGGCGAGCAGCGCCGCCTTGCCGCCGGGCCCCGCACACCCGTCGAGCCACTTCTCGTCGGGTCCCTCCACAGGCGCGTTCGCGAGGGCGAGGGCGACGAGCTGGCTGCCCTCGTCCTGTACCCCCGCACGTCCTTCCCGTACGGCCTCCACGGCACCGGGCTCGCCGCCCTCGGTGAGCCGGACGGCGTAGGGCGACCAGCGCCCCGGCACCGCCGCCTCCTCACGCAGGAGTTCCTCGGTGGTGGCACGTCCCGGACGGGCGACGAGCGTGACCTCGGGCCGCTCGTTGTCGGCTTCGAGGAGATCCTCGATTCCGGCGCGCCCGCCGCCGAGGGCGTCCCACAGGGCGGACACGACCCAGCGGGGGTGCGAGTGCACGACGGCCAGATGGTCCTCGGGGTCCTCGTCGTACGGCGGCGCCACCCGCTCCAGCCAGCCGTCGAGGTCGTCCTGGGCGACCTTGCGCAGCACGGCGTTGACGAACTTGGCCCGCCCGTCGCCGAGCACGACGCGGGCGAGCTCGACGGTGGCGGACACCGCGGCGTGAGTGGGGATCCGGGTCCCCAGCAGCTGATGGACGCCGAGGCTCAACACGTCGAGGACGGGCGGATCGACATCGCGCAGCGGCCGGTCGACACAGGCCGCGACGATGGCGTCGTACGTCCCCTGCCGACGCAGCGTCCCGTACACCAGCTCGGTGGCGAGCGCAGCGTCCCGGACGTCGAAGTCGCCCTTCTCGCGCGCCTTGCGCAGCAGCGGCGGCAGGACGAGGTTCGCATACGCGTCCCGCTCGTCGACGGCCCGCAGCGCGTCGAAGGCGAGGATGCGGACGGGGTCCTTCTGGGGCCGGCGGTAGGGCTTGCCGGGCTTGCGGGGACGACGAGGCTGGTCGCTCACGAAAAGGTGCTCCGGGTGTGGGATGACGTGCGCTTTCCAGCGTACGCGTACGTCGGAAGGG
The Streptomyces sp. CGMCC 4.7035 DNA segment above includes these coding regions:
- the rpe gene encoding ribulose-phosphate 3-epimerase — translated: MAVQINPSILSADFARLAEEAKAVEGADWLHVDVMDNHFVPNLTLGVPVVESLVRATDTPLDCHLMIQDADRWAPQYVEAGASSVTFHAEAAAAPVRLAREIRAKGARASMALKPATPIEPYEDLLPELDMLLIMTVEPGFGGQAFLDIMLPKIRRTRELISKHGLELWLQVDGGVSASTIEQCAEAGADVFVAGSAVYGAADPSAAVRALRTQAERATARSSWACDD
- a CDS encoding RsmB/NOP family class I SAM-dependent RNA methyltransferase, giving the protein MSDQPRRPRKPGKPYRRPQKDPVRILAFDALRAVDERDAYANLVLPPLLRKAREKGDFDVRDAALATELVYGTLRRQGTYDAIVAACVDRPLRDVDPPVLDVLSLGVHQLLGTRIPTHAAVSATVELARVVLGDGRAKFVNAVLRKVAQDDLDGWLERVAPPYDEDPEDHLAVVHSHPRWVVSALWDALGGGRAGIEDLLEADNERPEVTLVARPGRATTEELLREEAAVPGRWSPYAVRLTEGGEPGAVEAVREGRAGVQDEGSQLVALALANAPVEGPDEKWLDGCAGPGGKAALLAAVAAERGAVLLASERQPHRAGLVAKALAGNPGPYQVIAADGTRPPWRSGTFDRVLMDVPCTGLGALRRRPEARWRRRPEDLEGFAPLQRALLRTALDSVRIGGVVGYATCSPHLAETRAVVDDVLKQHPDAELIDARPLLPGIPALGDGPDIQLWPHLHGTDAMYLALIRRTG
- a CDS encoding sugar-binding transcriptional regulator; translated protein: MNSSEEMAVSGMSAGRSAMRMGPAELVQAAAMARRFYLEGKSKIQIAEEFGVSRFKVARVLETALERDLVRIEIRVPAELDAERSDALRARYGLRHAVVVESPADAEESPDPENLGEVAADLLGELVTEGDVLGLAWGRSTINMAAALDRLPPCTVVQLTGVYDAGTAERGSVEAVRRAAQVSGGDAHPIYAPMLLPDAATAAALRNQTGIARAFEYFDKVTVACVSIGSWEPGISTVHDMLSDEERAHYASLGVAAEMSAHLFDTEGRRVGRDLGERCITVKADQLRRVPEVVAIAGGQRKAAAIDAVLRSGLVTSLVTDTSAADYLMTAGPTPKPALNRADPDGS